The following proteins come from a genomic window of Pseudomonas putida:
- the brnQ gene encoding branched-chain amino acid transport system II carrier protein, with amino-acid sequence MKVLKGQDILALGFMTFALFVGAGNIIFPPIVGLQSGPHVWMAALGFLVTAVGLPVITVVALAKVGGGMDALSSPIGKFFGGLLAAVCYLSVGPLFATPRTATVSFEVGVAPLTGESPLALFIYSLVYFAVVLAVSMYPGKLLDTVGRFLAPLKIIALAVLGIAAFALPAGTIGDAQPAYAAAAFSKGFSDGYLTMDTLGALVFGIVIVNAIRSRGVESPKLITRYAIIAGLIAGVGLALVYISLFRLGATSHDIAADATNGAAVLHAYVQHTFGSLGSGFLAVLIALACLVTAVGLTCACAEYFSQILPLSYRALVVILAGFSLLISNLGLTKLIMFSIPVLTAIYPPCIVVVGLSFVKDLWNSPTRILAPVMLVSLLFGMVDAIKGSSLAHVLPDFMAHLPLSDAGMAWLVPSVVTLAGAVACDRMLGKPREALA; translated from the coding sequence ATGAAAGTTCTCAAAGGCCAGGATATCCTGGCGCTTGGCTTTATGACGTTTGCGCTTTTTGTGGGTGCAGGCAACATCATCTTCCCGCCTATTGTCGGTTTGCAGTCTGGCCCGCATGTATGGATGGCTGCACTGGGCTTCCTGGTGACTGCCGTCGGCCTGCCGGTCATCACCGTGGTCGCCCTGGCCAAGGTCGGTGGCGGCATGGACGCCCTGAGCAGCCCGATTGGCAAGTTCTTCGGTGGCTTGCTGGCGGCCGTGTGCTACCTGTCGGTAGGCCCGCTGTTCGCCACCCCGCGTACCGCGACCGTGTCGTTCGAAGTGGGTGTTGCGCCGCTGACCGGTGAGAGCCCGCTGGCGCTGTTCATCTACAGCCTGGTGTACTTCGCCGTGGTACTGGCGGTGTCCATGTACCCAGGCAAGCTGCTCGATACCGTAGGCCGCTTCCTGGCACCGTTGAAGATCATCGCCCTGGCGGTGCTGGGCATCGCTGCCTTCGCCCTGCCAGCCGGAACCATTGGTGACGCACAGCCGGCCTATGCCGCTGCCGCATTCTCCAAGGGCTTCTCCGACGGCTACCTGACCATGGATACCCTGGGTGCCCTGGTGTTCGGTATCGTCATCGTCAACGCCATCCGCTCGCGCGGGGTGGAGTCGCCGAAGCTGATCACCCGTTACGCCATCATCGCTGGCCTGATCGCCGGTGTCGGCCTGGCGCTGGTATATATCAGCCTGTTCCGCCTGGGTGCCACCAGCCACGATATCGCGGCTGACGCCACCAACGGTGCCGCGGTGCTGCATGCCTACGTACAGCACACCTTCGGCTCGCTGGGCAGCGGCTTCCTGGCCGTGCTGATCGCGCTGGCCTGCCTGGTAACCGCAGTTGGCCTGACCTGTGCCTGCGCCGAGTACTTCAGCCAGATTCTGCCGCTGTCGTACCGCGCACTGGTGGTGATCCTCGCCGGCTTCTCGCTGCTGATTTCCAACCTTGGCCTGACCAAGCTGATCATGTTCTCGATCCCGGTGCTCACCGCCATCTATCCACCGTGCATCGTGGTGGTCGGCCTGAGTTTCGTGAAAGACCTGTGGAACTCGCCAACGCGCATCCTGGCGCCCGTGATGCTGGTATCGCTGCTGTTCGGCATGGTCGATGCGATCAAGGGCAGCAGCCTTGCCCACGTGTTGCCGGACTTCATGGCGCACCTGCCATTGAGTGATGCCGGCATGGCCTGGCTGGTGCCTTCGGTGGTGACCCTGGCGGGTGCCGTGGCCTGCGACCGCATGCTCGGCAAGCCGCGCGAGGCGTTGGCCTGA
- a CDS encoding DUF599 family protein, giving the protein MNFIQSNLNNLLAIAWFALCWGGYTRYAIWKGRDTACLASVLHLYREDWMRRMLLRDNRIADASVIGNLERNASFFASSTLIILAGILTVLGASDRALSLLADLPLVQQTSQGMSEIKLLCLAMVFVYAFFTFSWCMRQYNFAAVLVGSAPMIGERLVNELERKAFASRAARVLSLAANQFNFGLRSYYFGMAMLTWFISPWLFMVVSVGVVLILYRREFHSDVLDVMVFTPTESAPTDAGKESAAGNA; this is encoded by the coding sequence ATGAACTTCATCCAAAGCAACCTCAACAACCTGCTGGCCATCGCCTGGTTCGCCCTGTGCTGGGGTGGCTATACCCGCTATGCGATCTGGAAGGGGCGCGACACCGCTTGCCTGGCCAGTGTGCTGCACCTGTACCGCGAAGACTGGATGCGCCGCATGCTGCTGCGCGACAACCGCATCGCCGATGCCAGCGTGATCGGTAATCTGGAGCGCAACGCCTCGTTCTTTGCCTCCAGCACCCTGATCATTCTGGCTGGCATCCTCACCGTGCTCGGTGCCTCCGACCGGGCTCTGTCGTTGCTGGCCGACCTGCCGCTGGTTCAGCAGACATCTCAGGGCATGTCGGAGATCAAGCTGCTGTGCCTGGCCATGGTATTTGTCTATGCCTTCTTCACGTTCAGCTGGTGCATGCGCCAATACAATTTTGCCGCTGTGCTGGTGGGGTCGGCGCCGATGATCGGCGAGCGGCTGGTCAACGAGCTGGAGCGAAAGGCGTTCGCCTCCCGCGCGGCGCGCGTGCTTTCACTGGCTGCCAACCAGTTCAACTTCGGCCTGCGCTCGTACTATTTCGGCATGGCCATGCTGACCTGGTTCATCAGCCCCTGGCTGTTCATGGTGGTGAGTGTGGGCGTGGTATTGATCCTGTACCGCCGTGAGTTCCATTCCGATGTACTGGATGTGATGGTCTTCACGCCCACTGAAAGTGCCCCCACGGACGCGGGAAAGGAAAGCGCCGCTGGCAACGCTTGA